From the genome of Populus alba chromosome 10, ASM523922v2, whole genome shotgun sequence, one region includes:
- the LOC118045418 gene encoding protein POOR HOMOLOGOUS SYNAPSIS 1 — MKNMEAGSSLAIIGHEGGEEEQRVPSAIPTDQWQVTFSRFINYPSLPSTCPSLIPLPHNRTCRPTRGTWISSVSATASLQLLNYQSNSKDAILGLSLNGTVLEEHYIWKLHFSWPQVSCVSGYPSRGTRAVFVTFKDSLDEIQKFGFRFSTFSEAEAFINALKVILEDPIETERLDSDFQSAISSQSVFMPTDGYKPRAWVEEESSTMGPVQDYSPQLQLSWNKEAEQASLSTEKSLNHNNEGISPAMPPSFTSLLLDCCSEVKQGQPSSSHEIDLKSQIMKYMEDSSFQDMLSKVERVINELGDDLIL; from the exons ATGAAAAACATGGAGGCAGGATCTTCTCTAGCAATAATAGGTCATGAAGGCGGTGAAGAAGAGCAAAGAGTGCCCTCCGCCATTCCTACAGACCAATGGCAGGTGACTTTCTCTCGATTCATCAACTATCCTTCTCTGCCTTCCACGTGTCCGTCTCTCATTCCTCTCCCTCACAATCGGACGTGCCGCCCAACCCGAGGCACCTGGATCTCCTCCGTCTCTGCTACCGCCTCTCTCCAGCTCCTCAACTACCAATCCAACTCCAAAGACGCCATCCTCGGGCTCTCTTTAAACGGCACCGTCCTT GAAGAGCACTATATTTGGAAGCTGCATTTCTCATGGCCTCAGGTTTCGTGCGTTTCTGGATATCCTTCAAGGGGCACCAGAGCCGTCTTTGTGACCTTCAAGGATTCTCTTGACGAG ATCCAGAAGTTTGGCTTTCGATTTTCAACTTTTTCAGAAGCAGAAGCGTttataaatgctttgaag GTTATCCTGGAGGATCCAATTGAAACTGAACGTCTGGATAGCGACTTTCAATCAGCGATTTCGTCACAATCTGTGTTCATGCCTACTGATGGATACAAACCTAG AGCTTGGGTGGAGGAGGAATCGAGCACGATGGGTCCTGTTCAAGATTATTCTCCTCAACTTCAATTGAGTTGGAACAAGGAAGCTGAACAAGCATCATTGAGTACGGAAAAATCTCTGAATCACAACAATGAAGGAATTTCTCCAGCCATGCCTCCCAGCTTTACGTCATTACTGCTCGACTGCTGCTCTGAGGTCAAACAAG GCCAGCCAAGTTCATCTCATGAAATCGATCTCAAATCCCAAATTATG AAATACATGGAGGATTCTTCCTTTCAAG ATATGCTATCGAAAGTGGAGAGAGTTATCAATGAACTTGGAGATGATCTGATACTGTGA